Sequence from the Catenuloplanes indicus genome:
TCGGAGCGGATGGACAAGCAGAACTCGGGCGCGGCTGGTCACGTCGGCGGACAGTCGCACGACAAGAAGATGTATCTGCGGTTCGGGGCAATGATCCTCACCGCCATGGTCGTCATGTACGCCGTGATGTTCGTCAGCAGCTGGCAATGGAGCCACATCCGGTTCAGCGAGAGCCGGGTGTTCATGGCGCTCACCATGGGCGGCACCATGGGCCTGATCATGCTCGGCTACATGCTCAACATGTACCGCAACACCAAGGCAAATCTGGGCGTCGTCGCGGCGAGCCTGCTCCTGCTGGCCACCGGCGTGTTCCTCGACCGCAGCCAGACCACCGTGCAGGACAGCGGGTGGATGAACTCGATGATCCCGCACCACTCGATGGCCATCACCCGCTCGGAGCACGCCGAGATCACCGACGTACGGGTCTGCGAGCTCGCGAAGCAGATCAGCAAGGCCCAACGCGAGGAAATCCTCGAGATGAAATGGCTCATCGAGGACATCGAACGCAACGGCGTGGCCGCCACCCCGCAGCAGGCGCAGGCCCGCCCGGTCCCCACTTTCGAGGAGTCCGCCGACCGCCAATGCGCCACCGAGTGAACATGAATCGGGCAGAACAGTCGATTGCGCCCCACCGGCCGAATCGCTGGGCGCCGACGTCTTCACGCCGTGCACGGAGGTCTTCCGGCCAGGTCGGATCATCATCCGCGCTGACCGCGTGCGCCGCGACCGGCGGCGCGTCCCGCACGC
This genomic interval carries:
- a CDS encoding DUF305 domain-containing protein, producing the protein MDKQNSGAAGHVGGQSHDKKMYLRFGAMILTAMVVMYAVMFVSSWQWSHIRFSESRVFMALTMGGTMGLIMLGYMLNMYRNTKANLGVVAASLLLLATGVFLDRSQTTVQDSGWMNSMIPHHSMAITRSEHAEITDVRVCELAKQISKAQREEILEMKWLIEDIERNGVAATPQQAQARPVPTFEESADRQCATE